A single genomic interval of Nostoc commune NIES-4072 harbors:
- the petA gene encoding cytochrome f, which translates to MRNVFLRARLTRSARAIVKTLLIAIATVTFYFTSDLALPQSAAAYPFWAQQTYPETPREPTGRIVCANCHLAAKPAEVEVPQSVLPDTVFKAVVKIPYDLSAQQVGADGSKVGLNVGAVLMLPEGFKIAPEDRLSEELKEEVGDTPFQPYSEDKENVVIVGPLPGEQYQEIVFPVLSPNPATDKNIHFGKYSVHLGANRGRGQVYPTGEKSNNTVYNASATGTITKIAKEEDGDGNVKYLVNIQPESGDVVVDTIPLGPELVVSEGQTVKTGDALTSNPNVGGFGQKDAEIVLQDASRVQWMIAFIALVMLAQVMLVLKKKQVEKVQAAEMNF; encoded by the coding sequence ATGAGAAATGTTTTCTTAAGAGCGAGGTTAACTCGCAGCGCTAGAGCGATCGTAAAAACATTGCTCATAGCGATCGCTACTGTGACATTTTACTTCACCAGCGATTTAGCCCTTCCCCAGTCAGCTGCCGCCTATCCCTTTTGGGCACAGCAAACCTATCCCGAAACCCCCCGCGAACCAACAGGGCGGATTGTTTGTGCCAATTGTCACCTAGCAGCCAAGCCGGCAGAAGTAGAAGTTCCCCAATCGGTGCTACCTGACACTGTATTCAAAGCTGTGGTGAAAATCCCTTATGATCTTAGCGCCCAGCAGGTTGGTGCCGATGGTTCTAAGGTTGGCTTGAACGTCGGTGCTGTGCTGATGCTACCTGAAGGCTTTAAGATTGCTCCTGAAGATCGTCTTTCCGAAGAACTTAAAGAAGAAGTTGGCGACACTCCCTTCCAACCCTACAGCGAAGACAAAGAAAACGTCGTCATCGTCGGCCCCTTACCAGGTGAACAGTATCAGGAAATCGTCTTCCCTGTTCTTTCTCCCAACCCCGCAACCGATAAAAACATCCACTTCGGTAAATATTCAGTTCACTTAGGTGCTAACCGAGGACGCGGACAAGTTTATCCCACTGGCGAAAAGAGCAACAACACTGTTTACAATGCTTCCGCTACTGGCACAATTACCAAGATTGCCAAAGAAGAAGATGGAGACGGTAACGTTAAATATCTAGTCAACATTCAACCTGAATCTGGTGATGTTGTCGTTGATACGATTCCTTTAGGGCCAGAACTGGTTGTTTCCGAAGGGCAAACAGTTAAGACTGGTGATGCTTTGACCAGCAACCCCAATGTCGGTGGATTCGGTCAAAAAGATGCAGAAATCGTATTGCAAGACGCCTCTAGAGTTCAATGGATGATTGCGTTCATCGCTCTTGTAATGTTAGCCCAAGTTATGCTTGTGCTGAAGAAGAAGCAGGTTGAGAAAGTTCAAGCTGCTGAAATGAATTTCTAA
- a CDS encoding histidine kinase, with protein MLSEGDEGAGEDEGVREGKELIINAQCPMPNAQCPMPNAQCPMPNAQCPMPNH; from the coding sequence GTGCTGAGTGAGGGAGATGAGGGAGCAGGGGAGGATGAGGGAGTGAGGGAGGGAAAAGAATTAATAATCAATGCCCAATGCCCAATGCCCAATGCCCAATGCCCAATGCCCAATGCCCAATGCCCAATGCCCAATGCCCAATGCCCAATGCCCAATCACTAA